GGCCATATCGCCTACGAGCCTAGGCCATTGAAACGCATCTGATAATGCGCCTTGCCAGGATGGAGTCATGAGTCCGGCTCACGAATCCTGACCAACATGACAAATAAGAATAAGTTTCAATTACATGATCTCTGGTATACCATCCGCGCCGCTGTTCTGGCGGTTTCACCCTTCGTTCTGGCCTATTCACAAGGTTTTCATTTCATGCGTCGTACTCTGCTTTCCATTTGCGTGCTGCAGGCGTTGTCTTCTTCCTCGTGGGCCGAACAGGCCGATTCAACATCCTCAGCGCTAGAGCTGGAGGCGACCGACGTGGTCGGTACAGCGGATTACGAACGGGCCGACGGCCCGGTGCAGGGTTACCGCGCGACGCGCTCGGCCAGCGCCACGCGCACCGACAGTTCGATCCATGAAACCCCGCAATCGATCAGCGTGGTCACTAAAGATGCTGTCGAAGACCTCGGCGCCACCCGTCTGCAAGACGCGCTGGATTACGCCGGCGGCGTCGGCCGCGCGAACAATTTCGGCGGGCAGGGCCTGACCACGTTCACCGTGCGCGGCTTCACCACTGGCGAGTTCTACCGCAACGGTTTCCCGATCAATCGCGGCTACCCGAACATGCCCGACGCCAACACCATCGAGCGTCTGGAAGTGCTGCGCGGGCCGGCGACGATGCTCTATGGCCGTGGCGATCCGGGCGGCACCTTCAATGTCGTGTCCAAGCAGCCGTTGGCCGAGCGCACGGTCACGTTGGGCAGCCAGTTGAATGATCAAGGCATGAAGCGCGGCACGCTGGACGCCTCCGGCCCTTTGGATGAAGAGGGGCGCCTGGCCTATCGACTGAACGTGGTGGGTGAGGGCGGCGATACCTTCCGCGATCACGTCGAGACTGAGCGCTACGGCATCACGCCAGTGCTGACCTGGCAGGCCAGCGATGCCACCCGGGTGATCTTCGAGGGTGATTTCATGCGCAACAATCATCCGCTGGATCGCGGTGTGACGCGTTACGCCAAGCAGATTGGCACCGCCTCGCGGGACACGTTTTTCGGCGAAAAAGACGCCGGCAAATTGCACAACGACAACAACATGGCGCAACTGCGCTTCGAACATCTGCTCAATGATGACTGGACGCTGGGCGGTGGTTTCCAGTGGCTCGACGGCTCGCTTGAGGGCAATGCCATCGAAGCCAACGGCATTGCCGATGACGGTCGAACCCTGGGGCGCAATTTCAACTACCGCAAACTGGAGTGGACCGACAAGGACACCCAGCTCAATCTGACCGGGCATTTCAGCACCGGTGGCTTGCAGCACACCTTGCTGACCGGTATCGAATACGAAGATTACGACTACAAGTCGATCATTCAGCGCTCCAGTGGTGCGATCGGCGCCTACCCGATCGACATCTTTGATCCGGTTTACGGTCAGCCACGCCCGGCATTGACCCGCACGCCGACCCACGACAAGGAAAACCTCAAGACCTACGCCGCATTCGTGCAGGACCAAGTGGCGTTGACCGAGCGCTTGAAAGTGCTGGCCGGGGCGCGGTTCGAACGATTCGAGCACGATTATGAAACCTACGTGCCAGGCGGCAAAAACTGGCAGGCCAGCGACAACGCGGTGACTCCACGACTCGGCGTGACCTACGATCTGACCGACACGCTGGCGGTCTACGCCGACACTGCGCGCTCGTTCAAGCCCAATACCGGTGCAAGCCGCGTGGGCGGAGGCTTCGCCCCGGAGAAAGGCAAGTCTTACGAAATGGGCATCAAGTGGGAAGCGCTGGATCATCAGTTGAGCGTCGACGCGGCGATCTATCAGATCGAAAAACGCAACGTGCTGACCACCGACCCGGTGGACTCGACCTTCAGTGTGGCGGCCGGGGAAGTGCGCAGCCGTGGTTTCGACCTGAACGTCGCCGGCAACCTGACACCCGAATGGCGCGTCATCGGCGGCTACGCCTACGTGGATGCCGAAGTGACCAAAGACAACGTGATCCGTTCGGGCACGCGGCTGATGAACATTCCGCAGAATAGCTTCAGCCTGCTCAACGTTTACGAGTTTCAGGACGGCGCGCTAAAAGGCCTGGGCCTGGGTACCGGACTCAAATATGTCGACGAACGCGCCGGGCAAACCGCCAATACTGCCTTCTCGATGGACAGCTACACCGTTGTCGATTTGCTCGGTTTCTATAAGGTCAACGAGAAAGTGCGGCTCAATCTTGACGTGAAGAACCTGTTTGATCGGGATTATGAAGAGGGCGCGTTCGGTAATGTCTACGCCTATCCGGGTGCGCCGAGAACGGTGCAGGTGGGGATTTCCTACACCTTGTAAGCCGCGTTCGACGCTGCAACGGCGGCCCCTCACCCCAGCCCTCTCCCTGAGGGAGAGGGGGCCGACCGAGGTGTCTTGGGTTATGCATCGACCTGACAGATCGCGTCGATTACGGGCCCATCGGTAATGCTTGACGGCATTGGATTCACAGGCGTTATTTCAGGTCGGCGTTTATCGTCAATATCCCCAAATCGGTTCCCTCTCCTGGGGGAGAGGGCTAGGGTGAGGGCCGCTGTTCGGCACCTGCCACTTAACCAGTGATACAACCCTGCGGCGTTTTCCCTGCAAAGCTGTCCAGCAAACTCGCCACTACCATTTCCCCCATGCGCGTGCGCGTCTGCAATGTCGCGCTGGCACGGTGCGGCTGCAGCACCACCTGCTCGTTACCGAACAAGGCTTCTGGCACATTCGGCTCATCAACAAACACATCCAGCCCCGCACCGGCGATCTCTCCGGCATTCAGCGCCGCCACCAGATCAGCCTCGTTGACCAGTTTGCCCCGTGCCACATTGATCAGATAACCGTCCTTGCCCAAGGCCTGGAGCACCGAGGCATCGATGATGGCTTCAGCCTTGTCCGCAGCGGCGGCGAGAATCAGCGCATCGCTGTCGCGGGCCAATTGCTTGAGGTCGGCGACGAAAGTGTGGGGTACATCGCTCATCGGTTGCAGGTCGGTGTAACTGATCGGACAGCCGAAGGCGGCCGCTCGGCTGGCCACCGCGCGGCCAACCCGGCCCATGCCGACGATACCGATACGCATGCCGGACACCTGACGTGCCAGCGGCAGAGGCGCCAGCGGTGTGGCGCTGTGCGGCCATTGACCCGAGCGTACATAGCGATCACTGGTACACAGCCCGCGACACACGGAAATCAGCAAACCGATGGCAAGGTCGGCGACGTCTTCGGTCAGCGCGCCAATGGTCGCGGTCACGCGGATGCCGCGATCACGGGCGTAAGCCAGGTCAACCGCGTCGGTGCCGACTCCGTTGACCGCCACCACCTCAAGATTCGGCAGTTGCGCCATGACGGCTTGGGTGATGCCGGTATGGCCACCGGTGATCACTCCGCGAATATTCGCGCCGTGTTCCTGCAAATACGCCTGTTTGTCGGCCTGCTGGAAATAGCGTCGGACCGTAAACAGTTCATCGAGACGCGCATTGATTTCAGGAATCAGGATCGGGCTGAGCTGCAGGATTTCTGGCTTCATGTAAACCTCTCTTACCGAATAAAAAGGCCGGATCAACCGCGGCCGGCAAACGGCATGGCGGTGGCCATGACGGTCATGTTCAGAACGTTGGCCGACAACGGCAGGCCGGCGATGTAGCGCACCGCATCGGCGACATGCTTGACGTCGACCATTGGCTCCACGGCGATGCTGCCGTTGGCCTGGCGCACGCCTTTGGTCATGCGTACCGACATTTCGGTGAGGGCGTTGCCGATATCGATCTGGCTGCAAGCGATGTTGAATTCACGACCGTCCAGCGCCAGCGATTTGGTCAGGCCCAGCACCGCATGTTTGCTGGCGGTGTAGGCGCTGCTGAATGGACGTGGCGTGTGTGCCGAAATCGAACCGTTATTGATGATGCGTCCGCCCTGAGGCTGTTGACGGCGCATCAGGCCGAAGGCACCCCGAGCACACAGGAAAACCCCGTTGAGGTTGGTGTCGATCACGTTGCGCCACTGCTCGAACGTCAACTCATCCAAGGGCACGGCGGGGGCATTGACCCCGGCATTGTTGAACACCACATCCAGCCGTCCGTAAACCTCGGCAATGGTTGCGAACAGCGCATCGACACTGGCCGGGTCGCGCACATCGGTGGGCACCGCCAGGGCTTCGTGCCCCTCGCTTGCCGCCAGTTCGACCAGCGCCTGTAACGGTTCCGGCCGGCGACCGGCAAGCACCAGGGTGTAGCCGTCGGCCAACAGGCCAAGCGCCACAGAGCGGCCGATTCCGCTGCCGGCGCCGGTGACCAGCGCGACTTTCAAAGGTTGAGTGATGGACATTTTGTTGTTCTCCTGTCTTCAAATCACTGAGGCGTGCAGGGCGTTCAAGCCTTGCGGCCGACACGCATTTCCAGTTGGCCGATGCCGTCGATTCCGGCGTTGATCACATCGCCCGGTTGCAGGCCGTCGACGCCGGCCGGGCTGCCGGTCATGATCAGGTCGCCGGCCCTCAGCGCCACTGACCGGGAGATCCGGCTGATGACTTCAGCCACCGACCAGATCTGGCTGTCGAGACTGTCGCGCTGACGCTCCTCGCCGTTGACGTTCAACCACAATTCGCCTTCGGGATGGCCAGCGCGGGTCACCGGGACAATCGCGGTCATCGGCGCGGCCCCGTCAAATACCTTGGCACCTTCCCACGGCAAACCATTGCTCTTGGCGGCGCGCTGAACATCACGGCGGGTCAGGTCGAGGCCGGCGGCGTAACCCCAGACATAGGCCAGCGCTTCGCTTTCGGGGATATTCGCGCCACCTTCACCGATGGCTACCACCAGTTCGATTTCGTGGGCGAAATCATCGGTCAGCGAAGGGAATGCCACCTCACCAACGGCGTCGACGACATTGCTCGCCGGTTTCATGAAAAACACCGGCGGCTGGCGCGACTGGCCGATGGCGTCTGGCCACGGGTAGTTGCGGCCGACACAAAACACCCGACCGACGGGAAAGCGCTGCTCACTGCCGACAACCGGCAAAGTCACGGGCAGATCCGGGGTGAAGACGTATTCGGTCATGTTCATCCTGTTAAGAGTCCTGTTGGTAGCTTCAGCGTACGGCGGCAGTCGTTGGTGAAGTTGGACGAAAGCCGCCTGCAGTTGGAGAAAACGGTGCTGTTGGCTTCAGCGCACCTTCAATTCGATGCGGTACAAGCGCCCGAGCAACAGCGAGTAGGAGAGGGTGCCGATCAGGGCTACGCCGCCAATGAACCAGAAGGCCCAAGCGAAGGAACCGGTGGCATGCACAATCGCGCCAATCACGATCGGCGTGACGATGCCGCCGATGTTGGCGGCAAGGCTGGTGATCCCGCCGGTCAAGCCGATCAACTCCTTGGGCGCAACTTCCGACACCGCCGCCCACGAAGACGACGCGATGCCTTGGGCGAAGAAGGCAATGGTCAGCACGGCGATGCAGATCGTGTTCGAGTCGGTGAAATTCACCAGCACGATGGACATGCCCAGCATCGAGCCGATCACCAGCGGCAACTTGCGGGCGAACGACATCGAGTAGCCACGGCGGATCAACAAGTCAGAGACGATGCCGGCGAGGAGGATGCCGACCGTCGCGCCTACAAACGGCAGAACAGCGAAGATCCCGGCCTTGATCATGGTCAGCTTGCGTTCTTCGATCAGGTAGGTGGGGAACCAGGTCAGGAAGAAGTACAGCGCCGAGGTGCTGGCGAATTTGCCGATGCAAATCGCCCAGATCTGGCGGTAGCTGAACAATTCGGCGATTTGCCGCCAGTTGAAGCGGGTGCGCTCCTGGCTGCTTTTGACCAGACCGCCGCCGGCTTCGATGTACTTCAGTTCTTCTTTGCTGACTTTCTTGCAGTTCAGCGGGTCACGATACAGGTACAGCCACAACACCCCGAACACGATGCCGAGTACGCCGGTGCTGTAGAACACGTGACGCCAGTCGAAGGTGGTTGCCAGCCAGAGCAGTGCACCGGTAAACAGCGCCGTCCCCAGATATTGCCCGCAGACGTAGATACTGCTGGCCAGACCGCGTTCCCGCGCCGGAAACCACACCGTCACCGCACGACTGTTGGCCGGAAACGCCGGTGCTTCCATCGCACCGACCGCCAGACGCAACCCGAACAAGGACGCGAAGCCCGTGGCAAAGCCCTGGCACACGGTCACCGTCGACCAACTGATCAGGGAAACCCCGTAAGTGAAGCGCGAACCGAAGCGGTCGGCGATGAACCCGGCCGGCACCAGGGCCAAGGCGTAAGTCCAGGCAAATGCCGAGAAAATCAGGCCCATCTCGATCTTGTCCAAGCCAAGATCCTTGGCCATGAACGGCGCGGCAATCGAGATATTGACCCGGTCGATGTAGTTGATGATCGTCGCGATCAGCAGCAACGAGAGCATGAACCAGCGCCGCCGCGAGGGCAGGCGTTGCGGCACGACGGCGTCCCGGGCGCCGTCTATCACCGGCGGCACGGTGGCTTGGGAAGCATGTGAATTCGACATGAAGAGACCTCGTTATTGTTAGAAGAGTCGAGATGTTTTCGTGCAGCCGAAGGCGTTTGCCCGCGATGGTCGGGGCATGCCAATCGATACTGAAACGAACGGTGCGAGCAGCCAGCGTCAGACGTTCAGAAACGTCTTCCAGTCGGCGTGATCGGGGCAATGTCGGGAGGGGTGGCGAGGGGGAATAGCAGAATCATGACGTGCACACCTGTGATTGTTTTTGGAAGAGGTTGGGCTGCGTCGGCTCACAGTGGTCGTACAACGTTGGTAAAGCAACCGAGGGGTTAGAACGTTTTTTTTCTATGAAAGCGGCGTTGCTAAACCTGTCCAAAAAATAAATCGAATGATTTCCTAAGTGTCTTTTTAGACATTGCTGTTAATCCATTGATTATTAACAATAAAAAATCTTGATGCGTTCTCGACGGTTTTGGACAGGCTAAACGCCATATCGAGGATAAAAAATCCTTGGAAAGGCAGGTCGTCGTATGACTGCTTGCGTGTATTGCGTACATGTCTGCAAGATTAGGGTCGTCAGCTCACTGCCAATACTTGTCGAGGATTCTGCGCAGATGTCGTCACTCAGCCGTATTCCCACCTATGTCATGCAGCAGCGCAGCGAATTGACCGACTTCTACATTCGCGACAAAAAGGGCCGGCGCGCCGAGACCAGTCCCCATCGACACGAGTATTTCCAGATTCAGATCAACCTCGGTGGCGACACCGTGCAGCACATCGGCAACGTCGAGCGTCCGTTCCCGCGCAACACCCTGGCATTCATCCTGCCGCACCGGGTGCACGTAATCCCGCATCCAGCGGACAGCAATTTCATGGTGATCAATTTTTCCCAGACCTTTCTGTTGCCGCATTTGCAGTGCGACCCGATGGATCTGGAAGAAGTGTCGATCCTGCTGGCGCCGGAGTTATCGCCATTCCGCTTTCAGGAGCATCTGGATTTCATTCTTGGGGATGAGGACTTCGCCAAGGTCTGTGCCTTGATCGAGCAGATGCGCACGCTGGACGAGAACCGTCAGTTTGGGACGCGCGAGATGCTCAAGGGCTTGTTGCTGCAACTGATTGGCAGCGTGTGTTTTCTTTACGCCGAGCCACTCAAGCGTCTGGCCGAAGAGAATGCGGCCGAGGTCAGCCGTCGGGATGCGCTGGGCCGCATGTTCGAATATTTGCGCAAGAATATTGCCGACCCCGATCTCAATCTGATCAAGGTGGCTGCGGCGACGTACCTGTCGCCGACCTATCTGACGCACTGGTTGCGCAAGGAGATCGGCAAGACCTTCACCGAACTGGTGCTCGAACGCAGGATGCACGCGGCGCGCAATTTTCTGCTCAACAGCACGCGCTCGGTGGGCGAGGTGGCGCGGTTGTGCGGCTTCGCTGACGAAGCCTATTTTTCGCGACGCTTTCGGCAGATTCACGGTCAGCCGCCGGGACAGTTTCGCCGCCGGCAACTCAATCCGGATACACCGCAATCGCCGTTGAACACCTAGGGCTCAAGCATCAAGGGCCGCCAGACGATCGGAGCAACACCAAGTATTGCGTTGTGCTGCTTAGGGTCGGGCGTTTCGTGGTTCGCGGGTTCAGGTGGGTGTTTGTTCTCCGTGTCTTGCAATTCGTCGGCGGGGGGCTTTTCGGTGTCGCAGGCAACGTTATCCATGGGTCTTTCGCCAGATGATTACAGGCAGGCAACTATTTGATCTGCACAATTACCTTGCCTTTCGCACGGCCCTGTTCGACGTAAGTCAGGGCTTCGCCCGCTGACTCGAAGGCGAAGGTGCGATCCAGCACGGGCTTTATTTCGCCGGCTTCAATCAGGGTGGTGATTTCTTGCAGCTGTGCACCGTTGGCCCGCATAAACAGGAAGCTGTAACGGACATCCTGCTTGCGCGCCTTGCGCCGAATGCTCAGGCTCAACAAGCGCATGACTTGCCGCAGCGGCCACGCCAGGCCTTGCGCCTTGGCGAACTCGGCAGTTGGCGGGCCTGAAATGGAAATCAGCTGACCACCCGGTTTGAGTACCTTCAGCGAGTTTCCCAGCACGTCGGTGCCGAGGCTGTTCAGCACCACGTCGTAGTCGCGCAGTTCCTCCTCGAAGTGCTGCTGTTTGTAATCAATCACCACGTCTGCGCCCAACGCTTTAACCCATTCGACATTCGCGGTGCTGGTGGTGGTCGCGACAACCGCGCCGAGGTGTTTGGCCAGTTGAATGGCGATGCTGCCGACACCGCCGGAACCGGCGTGAATCAAGACCTTCTGACCCTTTTGTAAACGGGCGATGTCGACCAGCGCTTGCCAGGCTGTCAGGGCGACCAGAGGAATAGCCGCGGCTTGCTCCATATCGAGGTTGGCGGGCTTCAAGGCCACCGCGTTTTGGTCGACGGCGATTCGCTCGGCGAACGTGCCGATTCGCTGTTCGGGCACGCGCGCATACACCGCGTCGCCGGGCTTGAAACCCTTGACCGCTGCGCCAACCGCAATCACCACGCCGGCACAATCGTTGCCCAGCACCAAGGGGAATGAGTACGGCAAAATCAGTTTGAATTCGCCGCTGCGAATCTTTGAATCGAGTACGTTGACGCTGGCAGCATGTACTTCAATCAGCACGTCATGGGCGCCGGCTACAGGCTCGGAGATATCGCCAATACGCCCGTTCTGCTTGCCGTAGCGATCGATAAAATAAGCTTTCATGGTGGGGGCGGCTCTCACGGTTCTGGGGGAGGGCAGTGTTGTCTGAGCAGACTGGTTCAGCGATCGAGAAACGCCTGCGCCTTGCTGACAAAGTCAGCGTAGTTCTGGAAAATCGCGCCGTGTCCGGCGTCCTCATAAATGATCAGTTGCGCGTAGGGAATCCGGTTTGCCAGGTCAATCGAGTTGACCGTGGGCACCATGATGTCGTTGTCACCGTTGACCACCAATGTCGGAATTTTCAGGCCGCCAAGGTTCTGTGGTGTCTGTTTTCCCCATGCCTTGATGGCTCTCAACTGCCGTAGAAAAGCGCTGGGTGTCGGGCGCTTGTCGCGATCTTTGCGGCGTTCTTTCAGGCGTTGCAAAAAGTCTGTCGCGGCCCGCCGTCCGTTGGCGGTCGTGGTGAAAAACAGGTAGAACTTGGGATCGCGCAGGGTCAACAAACCCTTGAACATCAGTGGCCAGGAAACCGCACCGACCTTGGCGATACCGACTCCGCCAGCCGGTCCGGTGCCGGTCAGAATCAGGCGCCGCACCAAGGCGGGATCTTTGAGCGCGATGTCCTGAGCAACGAATCCGCCGAGGGAAAAACCCAGCAGATCGACGCTGGTGAATTTCAGCGCTGCGATCAGGCTGATGACGTCGTCGGCCATCTGCGCGACGGTCAGGGGCGCTGTGCCGGCTGAGCCACCGACACCGCGATAGTCAATGGCGATCACGCGCCGGGTTCGCGCCAGACCATCGACGATTCGCGGGTCGAAGTCGTCAAGTGCCGCGCCCCAATGATTGAGCAGGATCAGCGGCACCGCCGATTTCGGGCCGAGGTCTCGATAGGCGAACGCCGTGCCGCCAACCAAAATCGATTGGTTGGCGGCGTTGACGAAAGGCATGTGTTCCACTGCAATCACGCCAGATAGCGCTGGGCGACTGCCGACTGGCGGATCTGCGCCAGCAGGCCCTGCCGCGCGGTCTGCAAGGCATCCCAGCGCTCACTTTCATGCAGCGGCGGAATGGTCACCGGCTCGCGACGATCGAAACCGACCAGCGCCGCATCGACCAGATCGGTGACTTCCATGATCTCGCTCAAGGTGTTGATGTCGATGCCCGCGCGATCCCAGATCTCGGTACGCGTCGCGGCCGGCAGCACGGCTTGCACGTAGACGCCCAGTGGCGACAGTTCCAGGCTCAGGCCCTGCGACAGAAACAGTACAAACGCTTTGGTCGCGCCGTACACCGACATGCCGAACTCCGGGGCCAGACCGACCACCGAGCCGATGTTGATAATGGCGCCGTCACCGGCCTTCGCCAGACGGGGAGCGATGGCACTGGCGAGCCGCACCAGTGCCGTGGTGTTGAGGGCGACCAGATTGGCCACTTGGTCGGTGCTCTGCTCGATGAAGTTGCCGGACTGCGCGGCACCCGCGTTATTGACGAGGATGCCAATACGCGCATCGTCGCGCAGGCGCGATTCGACGGTGGTCAGGTCTTTGAGTTGGGTCAGGTCGGCCTGAAGCACATCCACGGTGACGCTGTGTTCGCTACGCAGTTTCGCGGCGAGTGTTTCCAAGCGCTCGAGATCGCGGGCGACCAGCACCAGATCGTGCCCGCGTTGAGCGAAGCGTTTGGCATAGACCGCGCCGATGCCGGTAGAGGCGCCAGTGATCAGAACAGCAGGGTGGGCGTTCATAGGGTCATCTCTTTTCAATAACATCGATTAAGGAGAGGCAGTAAATGCGCTGAAGCTCGGCTTACTGAGCAGCAGTGCTCCATTCAGCCAGGGTCGGGTAGTCGATGTAGCCTTCCGCACCGCCGCCATACAGGGTGGCGGGGTTGAAACCGGCCAATGGCGCACCGGCCGCCAGGCGCTCGACCAGATCGGGATTGCCAATGAACGGGCGACCGAAGGCGATCAGATCGGCGTGGTCCTCGGCAATTCGCGCGTTCGCCAGGTCGAGGTCATAGCCGTTGTTGGCGATGTAGGTGTTTTTGAAACGCTGGCGCAGAGAGCCGAAATCGAACGGCGCGATATCGCGCGGCCCACCGGTTGCGCCTTCGACCACGTGCAGATAAACGATGCCCAGCGCATCGAGTTGCTCGACGATGTAGTCGAATTGCCCTTGCGGGTCGCTGCTTGAAACCCCGTTGGCCGGCGACACCGGCGAGAGGCGAATGCCAGTGCGATCTGCGCCAATCTCGGCGACGACCGCGGCCGTCACTTCCAGCAACAAGCGCGCACGATTTTCAATCGAGCCGCCGTAGGCATCGGTGCGCACGTTGGCGCCATCCTTGATGAATTGATCGAGCAAATAGCCGTTGGCACCGTGGATTTCCACACCATCAAACCCCGCGGCGATCGCGTTGACCGCTGCCTGACGGAAATCGTTGACGATCCCCGGGAGTTCGCTGATGTCCAGTGCTCGCGGCGCGGAAACGTCTTCAAAGCGGTTGTTGACGAACACTTTGGTCGCCGGGCGTATCGCCGAGGGCGCTACAGGTGCGGCGCCGTTTTCTTGAAGGTCAACGTGCGAAACGCGGCCGACATGCCACAGTTGCAGAAAGATCTTCGCGCCTTTTTCGTGTACCGCAGCGGTCACCTTGCGCCAGCCATCGATCTGCGCCTGCGTGTAAATCCCCGGGGTGTCCTGATAGCCCTGGCCCTGTCGGGAGATCTGCGTCGCTTCAGAAATCAGCAGGCCAGCGGAGGCGCGCTGGCTGTAATAGGTGGCTGCGAACTCACTGGGCACAAAGCCTTCGCCCGCTCGATTGCGGGTCAGCGGCGCGAGAACGATGCGATTCGCCAGCGTCAGGGAGCCAAGCGTGTACGGCGTGAACAGATTTTGATCGGTCATGGGGTTGGATCCGTGCCTGTGGATGAGCAGCGATAATGTCTGTAATTAGGATGATGATCGAAATCTAAACTGTCAACGGTTTTGATTATGGCTGACATCTATGTATCATCTGCGCATGATTTTTCAGCGGAGGTATTGCACGTGAGAGTGAGCAAAGCCCAGGCGCAGGCAAACCGCGAGCACATCGTCGAGACCGCTTCGGTGTTGTTTCGTGAGCGAGGTTTTGACGGTGTCGGCGTCGCGGACCTGATGGCGGCAGCCGGATTTACCCACGGTGGTTTTTACAAACACTTCGGCTCGAAGGCCGACCTGATGTCCGAAGCCTCGGCCAACAGCCTTGCGCGCTCGTTAGCCGGTGCCGAAATGGTCGATGTTCAAGGCTTCATCGACGCCTATGTGTCGAAAGAACATCGCGACGGGCGGGGCAGCGGTTGCACCATGGCCGCTTTGTGCGGCGACGCAGCGCGTCAGTCTGACGATGTGAAAACCGCGTTTGCCGACGGCATCGAGCGCACGCTGCAGACGCTTGGCGACAAGTACCCGACAGGGCCCGACGCGGCATCTGGTGAGGGGCGAGTGAAAATGATCGACATGCTGGCGCGTGCGGTTGGCGCGATCATCCTGTCGCGGGCCTGCCCGGCTGATTCCGCGCTGGCCGATGAAATCCTTGCGGTATGCCACGCTGAAATGACCGCGTCGTTGCTGATGTCCGCCGACAGTGCAGAAGTGCCTGGCTGATCGGTATTGTCCTTTTTGAGTTGACGGTGAAACGCTTTTCAGCCGATTTATCCCGTCCCTGTGCGTCAGTAATCTGTACCCAACTTGAACGCAACAACAACTTCAAAAACTCAAAAGGGACGCACACCATGACTACTCCAACCTACAACCGCCTCAACAAAGACGACGCCATCGTGCTGCTGGTTGATCACCAGACCGGCCTGATTTCCCTGGTGCAGGACTTCTCGCCAAACGAATTCAAGAACAACGTGCTGGCCCTGGCTGATCTGGCGAAGTTCTTCGAACTGCCGACCATCCTCACCACCAGTTTCGAACAAGGCCCGAACGGCCCGCTGGTGCCAGAGCTCAAGGAGATGTTCCCGGACGCGCCGTACATTGCTCGCCCAGGCCAGATCAACGCGTGGGACAACGAAGATTTTGTGAAAGCGATCAAGGCTACCGGCCGTAAACAGATCATCATTGCCGGTGTGGTGACGGATGTGTGCGTAGCGTTCCCGACCTTGTCGGCGCTGGCGGAAGGGTT
This region of Pseudomonas sp. R84 genomic DNA includes:
- a CDS encoding NADP-dependent oxidoreductase, with the protein product MKAYFIDRYGKQNGRIGDISEPVAGAHDVLIEVHAASVNVLDSKIRSGEFKLILPYSFPLVLGNDCAGVVIAVGAAVKGFKPGDAVYARVPEQRIGTFAERIAVDQNAVALKPANLDMEQAAAIPLVALTAWQALVDIARLQKGQKVLIHAGSGGVGSIAIQLAKHLGAVVATTTSTANVEWVKALGADVVIDYKQQHFEEELRDYDVVLNSLGTDVLGNSLKVLKPGGQLISISGPPTAEFAKAQGLAWPLRQVMRLLSLSIRRKARKQDVRYSFLFMRANGAQLQEITTLIEAGEIKPVLDRTFAFESAGEALTYVEQGRAKGKVIVQIK
- a CDS encoding alpha/beta hydrolase, which encodes MPFVNAANQSILVGGTAFAYRDLGPKSAVPLILLNHWGAALDDFDPRIVDGLARTRRVIAIDYRGVGGSAGTAPLTVAQMADDVISLIAALKFTSVDLLGFSLGGFVAQDIALKDPALVRRLILTGTGPAGGVGIAKVGAVSWPLMFKGLLTLRDPKFYLFFTTTANGRRAATDFLQRLKERRKDRDKRPTPSAFLRQLRAIKAWGKQTPQNLGGLKIPTLVVNGDNDIMVPTVNSIDLANRIPYAQLIIYEDAGHGAIFQNYADFVSKAQAFLDR
- a CDS encoding SDR family oxidoreductase, which gives rise to MNAHPAVLITGASTGIGAVYAKRFAQRGHDLVLVARDLERLETLAAKLRSEHSVTVDVLQADLTQLKDLTTVESRLRDDARIGILVNNAGAAQSGNFIEQSTDQVANLVALNTTALVRLASAIAPRLAKAGDGAIINIGSVVGLAPEFGMSVYGATKAFVLFLSQGLSLELSPLGVYVQAVLPAATRTEIWDRAGIDINTLSEIMEVTDLVDAALVGFDRREPVTIPPLHESERWDALQTARQGLLAQIRQSAVAQRYLA
- a CDS encoding alkene reductase — its product is MTDQNLFTPYTLGSLTLANRIVLAPLTRNRAGEGFVPSEFAATYYSQRASAGLLISEATQISRQGQGYQDTPGIYTQAQIDGWRKVTAAVHEKGAKIFLQLWHVGRVSHVDLQENGAAPVAPSAIRPATKVFVNNRFEDVSAPRALDISELPGIVNDFRQAAVNAIAAGFDGVEIHGANGYLLDQFIKDGANVRTDAYGGSIENRARLLLEVTAAVVAEIGADRTGIRLSPVSPANGVSSSDPQGQFDYIVEQLDALGIVYLHVVEGATGGPRDIAPFDFGSLRQRFKNTYIANNGYDLDLANARIAEDHADLIAFGRPFIGNPDLVERLAAGAPLAGFNPATLYGGGAEGYIDYPTLAEWSTAAQ
- a CDS encoding TetR family transcriptional regulator, yielding MRVSKAQAQANREHIVETASVLFRERGFDGVGVADLMAAAGFTHGGFYKHFGSKADLMSEASANSLARSLAGAEMVDVQGFIDAYVSKEHRDGRGSGCTMAALCGDAARQSDDVKTAFADGIERTLQTLGDKYPTGPDAASGEGRVKMIDMLARAVGAIILSRACPADSALADEILAVCHAEMTASLLMSADSAEVPG
- the ycaC gene encoding isochorismate family cysteine hydrolase YcaC, whose translation is MTTPTYNRLNKDDAIVLLVDHQTGLISLVQDFSPNEFKNNVLALADLAKFFELPTILTTSFEQGPNGPLVPELKEMFPDAPYIARPGQINAWDNEDFVKAIKATGRKQIIIAGVVTDVCVAFPTLSALAEGFEVFVVTDASGTFNTTVQQAAWSRMTQAGAQMMNWFSVACELHRDWRNDIEGLGNLLSQRIPNYRNLMNSYSALTAQQK